The following are encoded in a window of Lichenicola cladoniae genomic DNA:
- a CDS encoding sugar ABC transporter permease — MIETTSLAPNPDAVVVAQSARQRTLKLEHLKGAFARYKILALVIAIAIIWALFAQLTGGDFLTTRNLSNLLRQMAITGMLASGMVFVIISGEIDLSVGSLLGLMGGVAAILDVTFHLPLAINIPLVMVAGALVGAFNGFWVAYMRIPSFIVTLAGFLAFRGVLLGITGGVTIAPVSTALVSVSQSYLPDIAGYALGVLIFATLAYTALRSRAKRAEYGLTVPALWIDLAKLAVAAVVIVGFLAILDNYRGVPLPVLIVLVLLGLFTVMAQRTVFGRRIYAVGGNLEATRLSGVNVQLVKLSVFALMGAMAALAGIATTARLAAGSPSAGTSQELDAIAACIIGGTSMRGGVGTVFGALIGALIIATLDNGMSMMGVDTYWQMIVKGIILLLAVWLDVATSAKR, encoded by the coding sequence ATGATCGAAACCACGTCCCTCGCCCCCAACCCCGATGCCGTGGTCGTCGCACAGTCGGCACGACAGCGCACGCTCAAGCTGGAGCATCTCAAAGGCGCCTTCGCGCGCTACAAGATCCTGGCGCTGGTGATCGCGATCGCGATCATCTGGGCACTGTTCGCCCAGCTTACCGGCGGAGACTTCCTGACCACCCGCAACCTGTCCAACCTGCTCCGGCAGATGGCGATCACCGGCATGCTCGCTTCGGGCATGGTGTTCGTAATCATCTCTGGCGAGATCGACCTGTCGGTCGGTTCGCTGCTCGGCCTGATGGGTGGCGTGGCCGCCATCCTGGACGTCACGTTCCATCTTCCGCTTGCCATCAACATCCCGCTGGTCATGGTGGCGGGGGCCCTGGTCGGTGCGTTCAACGGCTTCTGGGTCGCCTACATGCGCATCCCGTCGTTCATCGTCACCCTAGCCGGCTTCCTGGCGTTCCGTGGGGTGCTCCTGGGCATCACCGGCGGCGTCACCATCGCGCCGGTATCGACCGCTCTGGTGTCCGTCTCGCAGAGCTACCTTCCGGACATCGCCGGCTACGCGCTCGGCGTGCTGATCTTTGCGACACTCGCCTACACCGCCCTCCGCTCGCGCGCGAAACGCGCCGAGTACGGCCTGACAGTGCCGGCACTCTGGATCGACCTCGCGAAGCTCGCTGTCGCCGCGGTCGTCATCGTCGGCTTCCTGGCAATCCTGGACAACTACCGCGGCGTGCCGCTGCCGGTGCTGATCGTGCTGGTGCTGCTCGGCCTCTTCACCGTCATGGCGCAGCGCACCGTGTTCGGACGTCGCATCTACGCAGTCGGCGGCAATCTGGAGGCGACGCGCCTCTCGGGGGTGAACGTCCAGCTCGTTAAGCTGTCGGTGTTCGCCCTGATGGGCGCCATGGCGGCACTGGCCGGCATCGCCACCACCGCACGGCTCGCAGCCGGATCGCCTTCTGCCGGAACGTCGCAGGAGCTCGATGCCATCGCCGCCTGCATCATCGGCGGCACCTCGATGCGGGGTGGCGTCGGCACGGTGTTCGGAGCGCTGATCGGCGCATTGATCATCGCCACGCTCGATAACGGCATGTCGATGATGGGCGTCGACACCTACTGGCAGATGATCGTCAAGGGCATCATCCTGCTGCTGGCCGTCTGGCTGGACGTCGCGACCAGCGCCAAGCGATAG
- a CDS encoding ABC1 kinase family protein: MANERDLDRGSTVFGEIRRMARTSGAVGGIAARLAGARLGIRSDKAAHAEDLRAVLGGLKGPLMKVAQLLSTIPDALPAEYASELAHLQANAPAMGWSFVRRRMSAELGPDWEKRYASFEHEAAAAASLGQVHRATMHDGRQVAAKLQYPDMMSTVEADLRQLRLAMALYARMDNAIQHEEVYKELAERLREELDYTREASHLRLYRNMLADNPEVSIPEPVDELSSARLLTMSWLDGVSLQSYVDSKPSLEDRNETARALFGAWYLPLYRYGVIHGDPHLGNFQVRPDRGLNLLDFGAIRIFRPQFVQGVIDLQQAIERNDDDQAYHAYQSWGFTGLTRETMEVLNEWARFIYEPLLQDRVRPIQESDDPAYGRSIAERVHAGLKRTGGVKPPREFVLIDRSAVGLGSVFLRLKANLNWHRLYQETVAGFDAQLLAERQAAALLAARVPAPLEGTA, translated from the coding sequence GTGGCAAATGAGCGCGATCTGGACCGTGGCAGCACCGTCTTCGGCGAGATCCGCCGAATGGCCCGTACATCCGGTGCAGTCGGTGGCATAGCTGCGCGGCTCGCCGGGGCACGCCTCGGCATACGGTCCGACAAGGCCGCGCATGCGGAGGATCTGCGCGCAGTGCTGGGTGGGCTGAAGGGCCCGCTTATGAAGGTGGCGCAATTGCTGTCCACGATTCCCGATGCACTGCCGGCGGAATATGCCTCGGAGCTGGCGCACCTGCAGGCCAACGCGCCCGCGATGGGCTGGTCGTTCGTGCGCCGGCGCATGTCGGCCGAGCTCGGGCCGGACTGGGAGAAGCGGTACGCGTCGTTCGAGCATGAGGCGGCGGCGGCTGCGAGCCTCGGCCAGGTGCATCGGGCGACGATGCATGACGGCCGGCAGGTTGCCGCCAAGCTTCAATATCCCGACATGATGTCGACGGTCGAAGCCGACCTGCGCCAGCTGCGTCTGGCGATGGCGCTGTATGCTCGCATGGACAACGCGATCCAGCATGAGGAAGTCTACAAGGAGCTGGCCGAACGTCTACGCGAGGAACTGGACTACACCCGCGAGGCGTCGCACCTGCGGCTGTATCGGAACATGCTGGCCGACAACCCCGAGGTCAGTATTCCGGAGCCGGTCGACGAACTGTCCAGCGCCCGGTTGCTGACGATGAGCTGGCTCGATGGCGTGTCGCTGCAATCCTATGTCGACAGCAAGCCGTCGCTGGAGGACCGGAACGAGACCGCGCGTGCGCTGTTCGGTGCCTGGTATCTGCCGCTGTATCGCTATGGGGTGATCCATGGCGACCCGCATCTGGGCAATTTCCAGGTCAGGCCGGATCGTGGTCTCAACCTGCTGGATTTCGGCGCGATCCGGATCTTCCGGCCGCAGTTCGTGCAGGGCGTGATCGACCTGCAGCAGGCGATCGAGCGCAACGACGACGACCAGGCCTACCATGCCTACCAGAGTTGGGGTTTCACCGGCCTGACGCGGGAGACGATGGAGGTGCTGAACGAGTGGGCACGCTTCATCTACGAACCGCTGCTGCAGGACCGCGTCCGGCCGATCCAGGAAAGCGACGATCCCGCCTATGGCCGCAGCATTGCCGAACGCGTGCATGCTGGGCTGAAGCGTACCGGCGGCGTGAAGCCGCCGCGCGAGTTCGTGTTGATCGACCGGTCGGCGGTCGGGCTCGGCAGCGTGTTCCTACGGCTGAAGGCCAATCTGAACTGGCACCGGCTCTATCAGGAGACGGTCGCCGGCTTTGATGCGCAGTTGCTTGCCGAACGCCAGGCAGCGGCGTTGCTAGCGGCAAGGGTCCCGGCACCGCTCGAAGGCACCGCCTGA
- a CDS encoding M3 family oligoendopeptidase: protein MPRVARSLPTARDAARSTALSTASGLATGSSELPHWDLSDLYPGQESEELRRDLDEAEAAAQAFAGHYAGKLAGLDGAALAGAIAEYERIDELLGRPASYAGLTFAGNSDDPAIGRFYQSINERVTAIATHLIFFTLELNQLDDDALARLLQDADLVRWQPFLRDLRVFRPHQLSEEVERVLHEKSVTGAGAWSRLFDETMASLRVELDGQSLTVGDALNKLSDRDRPTRERAAKAIGETFGRNVRLFSLITNTLAKDKEIGDGLRKYPRPGSARNRGNMVEDEVVDALVVAVTSDYGRLSHRYYAMKARWLGLEKLEHWDRNAPLPADDDRAVSWDDARTHVLGAYRGFAPELGEIGQRFFDHPWIDAPPRPGKSSGAFAHPTVPAAHPYILMNYHGRTRDVMTLAHELGHGIHQVLAADQGYLMSSTPLTLAETASVFGEMLTFRALLDAETDPKRRRRMLAGKVEDMLNTVVRQVAFYRFEILLHDERRTGELLPERIGELWRQVQTESLGPAFNFTPDYDVFWAYVPHFVHSPFYVYAYAFGDCLVNALYGVFADGHPGFQQKYVEMLRAGGTRRHKELLAPFGLNASDPAFWRKGLDVISGFIDELEQD, encoded by the coding sequence ATGCCTCGCGTCGCCCGCTCTCTTCCGACCGCGCGTGATGCGGCTCGATCGACCGCCCTGTCCACGGCTTCCGGCCTCGCGACCGGCAGCTCCGAGCTTCCGCACTGGGACCTGTCGGATCTTTATCCTGGCCAGGAGAGCGAGGAGCTGCGGCGTGACCTGGACGAGGCGGAGGCCGCCGCACAGGCGTTCGCCGGGCACTATGCCGGGAAGTTGGCCGGGCTGGACGGCGCCGCCCTGGCCGGCGCCATCGCCGAGTACGAGCGGATCGACGAACTGCTCGGCCGGCCCGCCTCCTATGCCGGCCTCACCTTTGCCGGCAACTCGGACGATCCGGCGATCGGCCGGTTCTACCAGTCGATCAACGAGCGGGTGACGGCGATCGCCACGCACCTGATCTTCTTCACCCTCGAGCTCAACCAGCTCGACGACGATGCCCTGGCGCGCCTGCTCCAGGATGCGGACCTGGTACGCTGGCAGCCGTTCCTGCGCGACTTGCGCGTGTTCCGGCCGCACCAGCTGTCGGAGGAAGTCGAGCGCGTCCTGCACGAGAAATCGGTGACCGGTGCGGGTGCCTGGAGCCGGCTGTTCGACGAAACCATGGCATCGCTCCGGGTCGAGCTGGATGGCCAGTCGTTGACCGTCGGCGACGCGCTGAACAAGCTGTCCGATCGTGACCGTCCGACCCGCGAGCGAGCCGCGAAGGCAATCGGCGAGACCTTCGGCCGCAATGTCCGGCTGTTCTCGCTGATCACCAACACGCTCGCCAAGGACAAGGAGATCGGCGACGGACTGCGCAAGTATCCGCGCCCCGGCAGCGCTCGTAATCGCGGCAATATGGTCGAGGACGAGGTGGTCGATGCGCTGGTCGTGGCGGTCACCTCCGATTACGGCCGCCTGTCGCACCGCTACTACGCAATGAAGGCACGCTGGCTGGGGCTGGAGAAGCTGGAGCACTGGGACCGCAACGCGCCGTTGCCGGCCGACGACGATCGGGCGGTTTCCTGGGACGATGCCCGCACCCATGTGCTCGGCGCCTATAGGGGCTTCGCACCGGAGCTCGGAGAGATCGGACAGCGCTTTTTCGACCATCCCTGGATCGATGCGCCACCACGTCCGGGCAAGTCGAGCGGTGCCTTCGCCCATCCGACCGTGCCGGCGGCGCACCCGTACATTCTTATGAACTATCACGGTCGCACCCGTGACGTGATGACGCTGGCACACGAGCTCGGACATGGCATCCACCAGGTGCTGGCGGCCGACCAGGGCTACCTGATGTCGTCGACCCCGCTGACTCTGGCGGAAACCGCCAGCGTGTTCGGCGAGATGCTGACCTTCCGCGCGCTGCTCGATGCCGAGACCGATCCGAAGCGCCGCCGCCGCATGCTGGCCGGCAAGGTCGAGGACATGCTGAACACGGTGGTGCGCCAGGTCGCGTTCTACCGGTTCGAGATTCTGCTGCATGACGAGCGCCGCACGGGTGAATTGCTACCCGAACGGATCGGCGAGCTGTGGCGCCAGGTTCAGACCGAAAGCCTGGGGCCGGCCTTCAACTTCACGCCCGATTACGACGTGTTCTGGGCCTACGTGCCGCACTTCGTGCACTCGCCGTTCTATGTCTATGCCTACGCGTTCGGGGATTGCCTGGTGAATGCGCTGTATGGCGTGTTCGCCGACGGTCATCCGGGCTTCCAGCAGAAATATGTCGAGATGCTGCGTGCCGGCGGCACCAGGCGACACAAGGAGTTGCTGGCACCGTTCGGTCTGAATGCCAGCGACCCGGCGTTCTGGCGTAAGGGCCTGGACGTGATTTCAGGCTTTATCGATGAGCTGGAGCAGGATTGA
- the speE gene encoding polyamine aminopropyltransferase, with the protein MSDEHWINETLYSGWGQRFRVKRELARVQSEFQDIVVFESETHGGVLVLDGAIQITERDEFVYQEMLAHVPLLRHGLAKSVLIIGAGDGGVLRRVLQHRTIERAVMVEIDGEVIRLSKEFLPAIGGDAWSDPRADVIVGDGIEYVRNAASGTFDVIIVDSTDPVGVGEALFTDEFYQNCARILTEDGLIVNQCGVPFMQADELHETSLRRAKFFAHVSAYVAAVPTYVGGFMTLGLAGKGRSLATRPTLQEITEAAERAGILGTTRYWTPAIQNGAFDLPPYIAEHLPAI; encoded by the coding sequence ATGTCCGATGAACACTGGATCAACGAGACGCTGTATTCCGGGTGGGGCCAGCGCTTCCGCGTCAAGCGCGAGCTGGCGCGCGTGCAAAGCGAGTTCCAGGACATCGTGGTGTTCGAGAGCGAAACGCATGGCGGCGTGCTGGTGCTCGATGGCGCCATCCAGATCACCGAGCGCGACGAGTTCGTCTACCAGGAGATGCTGGCGCACGTCCCCCTGCTCAGGCATGGCCTGGCCAAAAGCGTGCTCATCATCGGCGCTGGCGATGGCGGCGTGTTGCGGCGCGTGCTGCAGCACCGGACCATCGAGCGCGCGGTGATGGTCGAGATCGACGGCGAGGTGATCCGGCTGTCGAAGGAATTCCTGCCGGCGATCGGCGGCGATGCGTGGTCCGATCCGCGCGCGGACGTGATCGTTGGTGATGGGATCGAGTATGTTCGAAACGCGGCCAGCGGCACCTTCGACGTCATCATCGTCGACAGCACCGATCCGGTCGGTGTCGGCGAAGCACTGTTCACCGATGAGTTTTACCAGAACTGCGCACGCATCCTCACCGAGGATGGCCTGATCGTGAACCAGTGCGGCGTGCCGTTCATGCAGGCCGACGAGTTGCACGAGACCAGCCTGCGACGCGCCAAGTTCTTTGCCCACGTCTCGGCGTACGTTGCGGCGGTGCCGACCTATGTCGGCGGCTTCATGACGCTCGGTCTGGCCGGCAAGGGCCGGTCGCTCGCCACGCGGCCGACGCTGCAGGAGATCACCGAGGCCGCCGAACGGGCCGGCATCCTCGGCACCACCCGCTACTGGACGCCGGCGATCCAGAACGGCGCCTTCGACCTGCCGCCCTACATCGCCGAGCATCTGCCGGCGATCTGA
- the speD gene encoding adenosylmethionine decarboxylase produces MNALAQLGMVSDSPRNIQMSPVSSSVLEDIKDYFVEKDGMKFAGTHLLVDLWDATNLADPDLIDRTLCEAALAAGATILHSHFHHFTPNGGVSGVVVLAESHISIHTWPERDFAAVDIFMCGACDPHLAIPVMQRTFQAARVELDEQRRGRVG; encoded by the coding sequence ATGAACGCACTTGCTCAACTGGGGATGGTCTCGGACTCTCCGAGAAATATCCAGATGTCACCCGTTTCCTCCTCAGTCCTGGAGGATATCAAGGATTACTTCGTCGAGAAGGACGGCATGAAGTTTGCCGGCACTCATCTTCTCGTCGATCTGTGGGATGCTACGAACCTTGCCGATCCGGATCTGATCGATCGCACGCTGTGCGAAGCAGCTCTCGCTGCCGGGGCCACCATTCTACACAGTCATTTTCATCACTTCACGCCGAATGGCGGAGTGTCGGGCGTGGTCGTGCTGGCAGAGAGCCATATCTCGATCCACACGTGGCCGGAACGCGATTTCGCGGCGGTCGATATCTTCATGTGCGGCGCCTGCGATCCGCACCTGGCGATCCCGGTGATGCAGCGCACGTTCCAGGCCGCTCGGGTCGAGCTGGACGAGCAACGGCGCGGTCGCGTCGGCTGA